The Candidatus Anaeroferrophillus wilburensis genome contains a region encoding:
- a CDS encoding phosphomannose isomerase type II C-terminal cupin domain, protein MSQYMQALEPVSRPWGTYQVLHREEGCQVKKIVVNPGQRLSLQLHHQRSEHWVVIEGPAVITVDDQEREVAVGGHVFIPREAKHRLENRTDELVVIIEVQQGSYLGEDDIVRFADDYKRAVQG, encoded by the coding sequence ATGAGCCAATACATGCAAGCCCTTGAACCGGTGAGCCGCCCTTGGGGCACCTATCAGGTTCTCCACCGGGAAGAGGGCTGCCAGGTCAAAAAGATCGTCGTCAATCCCGGCCAGCGCCTCAGCCTCCAGCTCCATCACCAGCGGAGCGAGCACTGGGTGGTAATCGAGGGTCCGGCCGTGATCACGGTCGACGACCAGGAGCGGGAGGTGGCCGTTGGCGGCCATGTCTTCATTCCCCGGGAGGCAAAGCACCGGCTTGAGAATCGGACCGACGAGCTGGTGGTAATCATCGAAGTCCAACAGGGCAGCTACCTCGGCGAGGATGATATCGTCCGTTTTGCCGATGATTATAAAAGAGCGGTGCAAGGATAA
- a CDS encoding VCBS repeat-containing protein, giving the protein MTSSFRSATWRHCKMLFFSLVILLSLSPNLAAAGSWQQLVNAAGANLAGGNLQAGRVMLLQDDAVIMEIADRRLSVGSLVAVKDTSLPGVPLPLQNNAALIRLTQLHGSQARGIIIDGTTGAIPPGAPLFPFSYNRLYLYTNLAAPERQFPYRDLTMELQQAHIPYAVKSFQELSYGPEMGIRPLILRLEGRDQQIIGQLTDLEGTVLMTIAYALPMPMPVTVPFGLRFQQGSGHSATQGAAHSFTRPGKAAANTQLASKIELKSGYNRLLFADLDGNGRDELVLLNNAWVEAFQIEGDQLKPFARYRLPHKDTLPLNLHCGDFNHNGKDELYVTLGLPVTVSDKPDTRLSSLVLEMENQNLRSLGSDFPYYFRVMETREGKQVLLAQEIDDFKQYKLPIRWAGFFAGKLEIKGEYQPAHNVFAVDNFILNPFNEDQLLVLDMEGGLGGYNAKNEDLLTTADESFGLYDEVIYLQKLAETEYEGGFSIKKTAVNRFAPRRFVLKSSFGRQAFLIKKERRINPELLEKGVSLLKDKASEHDQVVGVQWKDSGGIVETWKSPALARDIIDFTFTRVKSKDTMVLLTRNESGKYALEMVE; this is encoded by the coding sequence ATGACATCATCTTTTCGGTCAGCAACCTGGCGGCATTGCAAAATGCTCTTTTTCTCCCTTGTTATCCTGCTTAGCCTGTCTCCCAATCTGGCGGCCGCCGGCAGCTGGCAGCAGCTGGTCAATGCCGCCGGCGCGAACCTTGCAGGCGGCAACCTGCAGGCCGGTCGGGTGATGCTGCTCCAGGATGATGCGGTGATCATGGAGATTGCCGACCGGCGGCTGAGCGTCGGCTCCCTGGTGGCAGTCAAGGACACCTCCCTGCCGGGGGTGCCGCTGCCACTGCAGAACAATGCCGCCCTCATCCGCCTGACCCAGCTCCATGGCAGCCAGGCCCGGGGCATCATCATTGACGGTACCACCGGCGCCATCCCCCCGGGTGCGCCGCTGTTTCCCTTTTCCTATAACCGGCTCTATCTCTATACCAACCTGGCGGCCCCTGAGCGGCAGTTTCCCTACCGGGATCTGACCATGGAACTCCAGCAGGCCCATATTCCCTACGCGGTAAAATCGTTCCAGGAACTGAGTTATGGCCCTGAGATGGGCATCAGACCCCTGATTCTGCGCCTCGAAGGCCGGGATCAGCAGATAATCGGCCAGCTCACCGACCTGGAGGGAACGGTCCTCATGACCATTGCCTATGCCCTGCCGATGCCGATGCCGGTTACCGTCCCCTTCGGCCTGCGTTTCCAGCAGGGAAGCGGCCACTCCGCAACCCAGGGGGCGGCACATTCTTTCACCCGGCCGGGCAAGGCCGCCGCCAATACGCAGCTGGCCAGCAAAATCGAGCTGAAAAGCGGCTACAATCGGCTACTATTTGCCGATCTCGACGGCAACGGCCGGGATGAGCTGGTGCTGCTCAACAATGCCTGGGTTGAAGCCTTCCAGATTGAAGGCGATCAGCTCAAACCCTTTGCCCGTTACCGGCTGCCACACAAGGACACGCTGCCGCTTAATCTCCATTGCGGAGACTTCAACCATAATGGCAAGGATGAGCTCTATGTTACCTTGGGGCTGCCCGTGACGGTCAGCGATAAGCCCGATACCCGGCTTTCCTCGCTGGTCCTGGAAATGGAAAACCAGAACCTGAGATCTTTGGGCTCTGACTTCCCCTACTATTTCCGGGTTATGGAAACCAGGGAGGGGAAACAGGTCCTTTTGGCCCAGGAGATCGATGATTTCAAACAGTACAAGCTGCCAATTCGCTGGGCCGGTTTTTTCGCCGGTAAACTGGAGATTAAGGGAGAGTACCAACCGGCCCACAATGTTTTCGCCGTCGATAATTTTATCCTGAACCCCTTCAATGAAGATCAGCTCCTGGTTTTGGATATGGAAGGCGGCCTGGGGGGCTACAATGCCAAAAACGAGGACCTGCTGACCACCGCCGATGAATCATTCGGCCTCTATGACGAAGTAATTTATCTGCAGAAACTGGCGGAAACCGAGTATGAAGGGGGTTTCAGCATTAAGAAAACAGCGGTTAACCGCTTTGCCCCGCGCCGTTTCGTTCTGAAGAGCTCCTTTGGCCGCCAGGCCTTTCTGATCAAGAAAGAGCGGCGGATCAACCCTGAACTGCTGGAAAAAGGGGTCAGCCTGCTGAAAGATAAAGCTTCCGAGCATGACCAGGTGGTGGGCGTCCAGTGGAAAGACAGCGGCGGCATTGTGGAAACCTGGAAATCGCCGGCACTGGCCCGCGACATCATCGATTTCACTTTTACCAGGGTGAAAAGCAAGGATACGATGGTGCTTCTGACCAGAAACGAAAGCGGCAAATATGCCCTGGAGATGGTCGAATAG
- a CDS encoding putative addiction module antidote protein has translation MKITTKKWDASEYLDSPEMIREYLQAACEDGDSQLLITAIGNVAKAQGMTEIARKTNLSRQNLYKALSPNATPKFDTVKKVIEALGCKLAIV, from the coding sequence ATGAAAATAACCACGAAAAAATGGGATGCCAGCGAGTATCTTGACAGCCCGGAAATGATCCGTGAGTATTTGCAAGCTGCATGCGAAGATGGCGACAGTCAACTTTTGATAACGGCGATCGGCAATGTAGCGAAAGCTCAGGGAATGACAGAAATCGCCCGAAAAACAAATTTAAGTCGCCAAAACCTCTACAAGGCGTTATCCCCAAACGCAACCCCCAAATTTGATACCGTCAAAAAGGTTATAGAAGCCCTAGGCTGCAAACTGGCAATTGTTTAA
- a CDS encoding type II toxin-antitoxin system RelE/ParE family toxin produces MGYEIETTNIFDKWFASIKDNKFRARILSRLDKLQLGNFGDHKSVSQNLFALRFFFGPGYRAYYTIQNDKIIFLLCGGDKSSQSRDIEKARAIMQALEGDHQ; encoded by the coding sequence ATGGGATACGAAATCGAAACCACCAATATATTTGATAAATGGTTTGCCTCGATCAAAGACAATAAGTTCCGGGCAAGAATTTTGAGTCGTTTGGACAAATTGCAACTCGGAAACTTCGGCGATCATAAAAGCGTTTCTCAAAATCTGTTTGCGCTTAGATTTTTCTTCGGCCCCGGGTACCGAGCCTACTACACGATTCAAAACGACAAGATAATTTTTCTGCTCTGTGGCGGTGATAAATCGAGCCAAAGTCGCGATATTGAAAAAGCCCGTGCGATAATGCAAGCTTTAGAAGGAGACCATCAATGA
- a CDS encoding aminopeptidase P family protein produces the protein MFSCDSSPTGTGYTTPYHQVPAAEIVDRIARFQTCLAEQGTGGALLLQNTDIFYCTGTLQNGILFIPATGTPTFWVRRSFDRGRQESPLTDIRPQLSLADLVTDIKGRLDGKNALGLELDVLPTRIYRRYADLLAGTPIIDISPLIRQVRALKSTYETGCIRKACRIMSEVFKHAATIIKPGITELELQAELEYQARIRGHLGIARMRGWNNELFFGHVISGPAAAARGYLDAPTNGLGLSPAFPQGATTRTLQPGIPVSIDFMVNADGYLGDETRMFCLGQPAKQLLKTHRDLLTLNRELVQAARPGVVAGSIHDLAVELAEHMGYGNHFLGTGGDRVSFVGHGVGLEVDEFPFMARGSKQILEAGMVIALEPKFIFPDQGVITIENTYLLTGNGNERLTTDGEAMVIV, from the coding sequence ATGTTTTCCTGTGATTCCTCCCCGACCGGAACAGGATACACCACCCCGTACCATCAGGTTCCGGCCGCCGAAATCGTTGACCGCATTGCCCGCTTTCAGACCTGCCTGGCCGAACAGGGAACCGGCGGCGCCCTGCTGTTGCAGAACACCGACATTTTCTACTGCACCGGCACCCTGCAAAACGGCATCCTTTTCATTCCAGCAACCGGCACCCCGACCTTCTGGGTCCGCCGCAGTTTCGACCGGGGCCGGCAGGAATCCCCCCTGACCGATATCCGTCCCCAACTCTCCCTTGCCGACCTGGTCACCGACATTAAAGGCCGCCTGGACGGCAAGAACGCCCTCGGCCTGGAACTGGATGTCCTGCCAACCAGAATCTACCGGCGCTATGCCGACCTGCTTGCCGGCACCCCGATTATCGATATCAGTCCGCTCATACGTCAGGTCCGGGCCTTGAAAAGCACCTATGAAACAGGGTGCATTAGGAAGGCCTGCCGGATCATGAGCGAGGTTTTTAAGCATGCCGCCACCATCATCAAACCGGGAATCACCGAGTTGGAGCTGCAGGCCGAGCTCGAATACCAGGCCCGCATCCGGGGTCACCTGGGCATCGCCCGCATGCGCGGCTGGAACAACGAGCTGTTTTTCGGCCACGTGATCTCCGGCCCCGCCGCCGCCGCCCGCGGCTACCTGGACGCCCCCACCAACGGCCTCGGGCTGAGCCCCGCCTTCCCCCAGGGGGCAACCACCAGGACGCTGCAGCCAGGCATCCCGGTCAGCATCGATTTCATGGTCAACGCCGACGGCTACCTGGGCGATGAAACCCGGATGTTCTGCCTGGGTCAACCGGCAAAGCAACTTCTCAAGACCCACCGGGACCTGCTGACCCTCAACCGGGAACTGGTTCAGGCCGCCCGGCCGGGAGTGGTTGCCGGCTCCATCCATGACCTGGCCGTTGAACTGGCCGAACACATGGGCTATGGCAACCACTTCCTCGGCACCGGCGGCGACCGGGTTTCCTTCGTCGGCCACGGGGTCGGCCTGGAAGTGGATGAGTTTCCCTTCATGGCCCGGGGCAGCAAACAAATCCTTGAAGCTGGCATGGTGATCGCCCTGGAGCCCAAGTTCATCTTCCCCGACCAGGGGGTGATCACCATCGAAAACACCTACCTGCTGACCGGCAACGGCAATGAGCGGCTGACAACGGATGGTGAAGCAATGGTAATTGTGTGA
- a CDS encoding MerR family transcriptional regulator, with product MTTGDMKSREAVKSYRIGELGKMLDMSPRTIRYYEEIGLLNTVKRMEGGRRIYTDNDLRRLRFIKKLKLLGLSLNDMAELERIYSIHRSNKKVLPRVVELLRHHDTEIDIRIRELAKLKSEMESYIARIEEKLQAS from the coding sequence ATGACCACAGGCGACATGAAATCCAGGGAAGCAGTTAAAAGCTACCGCATAGGCGAATTGGGCAAAATGCTGGACATGAGTCCGCGGACGATTCGCTACTATGAGGAGATCGGTCTCCTCAACACCGTCAAGCGGATGGAAGGCGGCCGCCGGATCTACACCGACAACGACCTGCGCCGGCTGCGGTTCATCAAAAAGCTCAAACTGCTGGGCCTTTCCCTCAACGATATGGCCGAGCTTGAACGCATCTACTCCATCCACCGATCCAACAAAAAAGTCCTGCCGCGAGTGGTGGAGCTGCTTCGCCACCACGATACGGAAATTGACATCCGCATTCGCGAGCTGGCCAAGCTGAAAAGCGAAATGGAATCCTACATCGCCAGGATTGAAGAAAAGCTGCAGGCCTCCTGA
- a CDS encoding ABC transporter ATP-binding protein, translated as MATEHNQPLLQIEDVSLSFGGVNALLNVSLEVQKGEIFSIIGPNGAGKSSMFNSISGLYHPQRGKIIFKGQDITTMPPHKITALGIARTFQNIELFKGMTVLDNLMLGRHILMKTGLFSGGLFFGKAQREELEHRKVVEDIIDFLEIEHIRKKQVAMLPYGLQKRLELGRALALEPDLLIIDEPMAGMNLEETEDMARFILDINQERHITVFLIEHDMGVVMDISDRVAVLDFGELLAVGTPEVVQQDPAVVRAYLGEEEDAELYRR; from the coding sequence ATGGCTACCGAGCACAATCAACCATTACTGCAAATCGAAGATGTATCTCTCAGTTTCGGTGGGGTCAATGCGCTGCTGAATGTCAGCCTGGAGGTACAAAAGGGGGAGATCTTCTCCATTATCGGCCCTAACGGTGCCGGGAAATCCAGTATGTTCAACTCGATCAGCGGTCTGTATCACCCGCAGCGCGGCAAGATTATTTTCAAGGGGCAGGATATTACTACCATGCCGCCCCATAAGATCACCGCCTTGGGGATTGCCCGGACGTTCCAGAACATCGAGTTGTTCAAGGGGATGACCGTGCTGGACAACCTGATGCTGGGACGCCATATCCTGATGAAAACCGGCCTGTTCAGCGGCGGCCTGTTTTTTGGCAAGGCGCAACGGGAGGAGCTGGAGCATCGGAAGGTGGTTGAGGATATCATTGACTTTCTGGAGATCGAGCATATTCGCAAGAAGCAGGTTGCCATGCTTCCCTATGGTCTGCAGAAGCGGCTGGAGTTGGGCCGGGCCCTGGCGCTGGAACCGGATCTGCTGATCATCGATGAGCCGATGGCAGGGATGAACCTGGAGGAAACCGAGGATATGGCCCGTTTCATCCTCGACATCAACCAGGAGCGGCACATAACCGTGTTCCTTATTGAGCATGATATGGGTGTGGTCATGGATATTTCCGACCGGGTGGCAGTGCTTGACTTTGGTGAGCTGCTGGCAGTCGGGACTCCCGAGGTGGTGCAGCAGGATCCGGCTGTGGTACGGGCTTATCTGGGTGAAGAAGAGGATGCCGAACTCTATCGGCGATAA
- a CDS encoding long-chain fatty acid--CoA ligase, which produces MTEDTLPKLLIRNAKKYGHSRHAMREKDFGIWQSFTWQDYFEHVKYFALGMAALGVKKDDKIAIIGDNRPEWIYTELAAQCLGAVPIGIYQDSILKEVSYIIDLAKAKLVVGEDQEQVDKILDMQEDMPSVEKIIYHDPKGMYSYDDSMLLFFPDVEAMGREFELQHPDFFEEQVNAAHEDDVAAICTTSGTTGNPKLSLLSHRNLLRMAKNLGEVDPKKESDDFVSFLPLPWIGEQMMAISSALLFGFTVNFPEKPETAQDDIREIGPHVMFSPPRVWENMAAMVQVKIMDASPMKRFFYNKCLPIGYQWADFKFQKKQPGFMDKLKYKIAYWLVFRALKDRLGFTNIRSASTGGAALGPDTFRFFHALGVNLKQIYGQTEIAGISCIHRDGDVDFDSVGIPIPETEIKITEEGEIISRSPSLFLGYYENQKATDETIIDGWLHSGDAGYFNDKGHLVVIDRVKDVMTLRDGTKFSPQFIENKLKFSPYIKEAVAIGHMRDYIVAMICIDYPIVGKWAENNRLAYTTYTDLAYQDPVYEMIEREVVRVNEALPESARIEKFILLYKELDADDDELTRTRKVRRGFVDQKYNEIIEGMYLGKENIPIETKIKYQDGSVKTLKVNIKVKAFSGGGGK; this is translated from the coding sequence ATGACAGAAGATACCCTCCCGAAACTTCTTATTCGTAATGCCAAAAAATACGGTCATTCCCGCCATGCAATGCGGGAAAAGGATTTTGGCATCTGGCAGAGTTTTACCTGGCAGGACTATTTTGAGCACGTGAAGTATTTTGCTCTGGGGATGGCGGCGCTGGGGGTTAAGAAGGATGATAAGATAGCCATCATCGGCGACAACCGGCCGGAGTGGATCTATACGGAGCTGGCGGCCCAGTGTCTCGGGGCAGTGCCGATCGGCATCTACCAGGACTCGATCCTCAAGGAAGTATCCTATATCATCGATCTGGCGAAAGCCAAGCTGGTGGTTGGTGAGGACCAGGAGCAGGTGGACAAGATTCTCGACATGCAGGAAGATATGCCCAGTGTTGAGAAGATCATCTACCACGACCCCAAAGGGATGTACAGCTACGATGATTCCATGCTGCTCTTCTTCCCGGATGTGGAAGCCATGGGTCGGGAGTTTGAGCTGCAGCACCCGGACTTTTTCGAGGAGCAGGTCAATGCTGCCCATGAGGATGATGTGGCCGCCATCTGTACCACCTCGGGAACCACCGGCAACCCGAAACTTTCTCTTCTCAGCCATAGGAATCTCCTGCGGATGGCGAAAAATCTCGGCGAGGTGGACCCGAAGAAAGAATCGGATGATTTTGTCTCCTTTCTTCCCCTGCCCTGGATTGGTGAGCAGATGATGGCGATCTCCAGCGCCCTGCTCTTCGGTTTTACGGTCAACTTTCCGGAAAAACCGGAAACGGCTCAGGATGATATCCGTGAAATCGGTCCCCACGTCATGTTTTCGCCGCCCCGGGTCTGGGAGAATATGGCCGCCATGGTGCAGGTGAAGATCATGGACGCCTCACCCATGAAGCGTTTTTTCTATAATAAATGCCTGCCCATCGGCTATCAGTGGGCCGATTTCAAGTTTCAGAAGAAGCAGCCCGGATTCATGGATAAGCTCAAGTACAAGATCGCCTACTGGCTGGTCTTTCGGGCTCTCAAAGACCGCCTCGGTTTCACCAATATTCGCAGCGCCTCCACCGGCGGCGCCGCCCTGGGGCCGGATACCTTCCGGTTCTTCCATGCGCTGGGTGTCAATCTGAAGCAGATTTATGGTCAGACCGAAATAGCGGGGATCTCCTGCATCCATCGGGATGGGGATGTGGATTTTGATTCGGTGGGTATACCTATTCCGGAAACGGAGATCAAGATCACCGAAGAAGGGGAGATCATCTCCCGCAGCCCCTCGCTGTTTTTGGGTTATTATGAGAACCAGAAAGCCACCGATGAAACGATTATTGACGGCTGGCTCCACTCAGGTGATGCCGGTTATTTCAATGATAAGGGTCATCTGGTGGTTATCGACCGGGTCAAGGATGTCATGACCCTGCGGGATGGGACCAAATTCTCACCCCAGTTTATTGAGAACAAGCTCAAGTTCAGCCCCTATATCAAGGAAGCGGTGGCCATCGGCCACATGCGCGATTATATTGTTGCCATGATTTGCATCGATTACCCTATCGTTGGCAAATGGGCGGAAAACAACCGCCTGGCCTATACCACCTATACCGATCTGGCGTACCAAGACCCGGTCTATGAGATGATTGAACGGGAAGTGGTGCGGGTCAACGAAGCCCTGCCTGAATCCGCCCGGATTGAAAAATTCATTCTTCTCTATAAGGAGCTGGATGCCGATGATGATGAACTGACCCGGACCCGGAAGGTGCGGCGCGGTTTTGTCGATCAGAAATATAATGAGATTATTGAAGGGATGTATCTCGGAAAAGAGAATATTCCCATTGAAACGAAGATCAAGTATCAGGACGGTTCGGTGAAAACCCTAAAGGTCAATATTAAAGTAAAAGCTTTTTCCGGGGGAGGCGGTAAATAG
- a CDS encoding branched-chain amino acid ABC transporter permease, giving the protein MDFFLQLLISGIVVGSIYALVALGFVLIYKATGVINFAQGEFLMVGAYICLGMVTTLHIPFWIAFFMTMAVTVVLGLVIERVALRPMIGEPIIAIIMLTIGLSSVLKCCVQLVWGPNNRVYPQIFSQVPIHIGPVVVSQVYLWSVGFALLFLGLFTLFFRYSPSGIAMRAVADDQQAALSMGISVKKVFAMAWCIAFLVAAVGGIFLGNINGVNISLGFFGLKVFPAVILGGLDSIPGAILGGLIIGVLEALTGGYLDPILGGGTAEVAPFVVLVVILMIKPYGFFGTEVIEKV; this is encoded by the coding sequence ATGGATTTTTTTCTTCAACTGTTAATCAGCGGCATTGTCGTCGGCAGCATATACGCCCTGGTTGCCCTCGGTTTTGTCCTCATTTATAAAGCTACCGGAGTTATCAATTTTGCTCAGGGTGAATTCCTCATGGTCGGTGCCTACATCTGCCTCGGGATGGTGACCACGCTGCATATCCCCTTCTGGATTGCTTTCTTCATGACCATGGCGGTGACCGTTGTTCTCGGCCTGGTCATTGAGCGGGTGGCATTGCGTCCGATGATCGGTGAACCGATTATTGCGATCATCATGCTGACCATCGGCCTGTCAAGCGTCCTCAAATGCTGTGTGCAGCTGGTCTGGGGTCCGAACAACCGGGTCTACCCGCAGATTTTTTCCCAGGTACCCATCCATATAGGACCGGTGGTCGTCTCCCAGGTCTATCTGTGGAGCGTTGGTTTTGCCCTCCTTTTCCTCGGGCTTTTTACCCTTTTTTTCCGCTATTCACCCTCGGGAATTGCCATGCGGGCGGTGGCCGATGATCAGCAGGCGGCCCTTTCCATGGGGATCAGCGTCAAAAAGGTGTTTGCCATGGCCTGGTGTATTGCCTTTCTGGTGGCCGCAGTGGGCGGCATCTTCCTCGGCAACATCAACGGGGTTAATATTTCCCTGGGATTTTTTGGCCTCAAAGTGTTTCCTGCGGTTATCCTTGGTGGTTTGGACAGTATTCCCGGAGCGATTCTCGGCGGCCTGATTATCGGTGTGCTGGAAGCGTTGACCGGCGGCTACCTCGATCCCATCCTCGGCGGCGGTACCGCCGAAGTAGCCCCCTTTGTGGTTCTGGTTGTCATTCTGATGATCAAACCTTATGGGTTCTTCGGTACAGAAGTGATTGAAAAGGTATAA
- a CDS encoding branched-chain amino acid ABC transporter permease — MSANICGDYKTSYKEDMVLFQTTFSKFWIIAFVLALYVVPLFLGNYVLYVANMICIAVIGALGINILTGFTGQISLGHGAFIGIGAYTSGYLTMKLGVPFIVALPAAGVVTALFGMVFGIPSLRLKGLYLAIATLAAQFIIEYLMVHLEPITNGVLGLLVDYPSVFGFSFDTDLKYFYLTVSIAILATLYAKNLIRTRPGRAFIAIRDRYISAEVMGVNLFKYKLMAFGISSFLAGIAGSLWAHYVTIITPEHFTIGVSIEYLAMIIIGGLGHLIGAIYGAIFMVLLPEVLRLMSESMSGQFPMIVNMFAAIKEGIFGAIIIGFLVYEPDGLAHRWQMIKAYWKLWPFSY; from the coding sequence ATGAGCGCCAATATTTGTGGAGATTATAAAACCAGTTATAAAGAGGATATGGTCCTTTTCCAGACCACCTTCTCAAAATTTTGGATCATTGCCTTTGTGCTAGCTCTCTACGTGGTGCCCCTGTTTCTCGGGAACTATGTTCTCTATGTAGCCAACATGATCTGCATCGCGGTGATTGGTGCGTTGGGAATCAACATCCTCACCGGCTTTACCGGCCAGATATCCCTGGGACACGGGGCCTTCATCGGCATCGGCGCCTACACCTCCGGCTACCTGACCATGAAGCTTGGGGTTCCCTTTATTGTTGCTCTGCCGGCAGCCGGGGTAGTGACGGCATTATTCGGCATGGTTTTCGGCATTCCTTCCCTGCGTCTCAAGGGACTGTACCTGGCCATTGCCACCTTGGCGGCCCAGTTCATCATTGAATATCTGATGGTCCATCTGGAGCCGATTACCAACGGTGTTTTGGGGCTGCTGGTTGACTACCCGTCAGTCTTCGGTTTTTCCTTTGATACCGATCTGAAATACTTCTACCTGACGGTGAGTATTGCCATTCTGGCCACCCTCTATGCCAAAAATTTGATCAGGACGCGGCCGGGCCGCGCCTTTATCGCCATTCGCGACCGTTATATCTCGGCGGAGGTGATGGGGGTCAATCTTTTCAAGTACAAACTGATGGCCTTTGGCATCAGTTCTTTTCTGGCCGGGATTGCCGGCTCCCTGTGGGCCCATTATGTCACCATTATTACGCCGGAACATTTCACCATCGGTGTTTCCATTGAGTATCTGGCGATGATTATCATCGGTGGTCTGGGGCATCTGATCGGCGCTATCTACGGGGCTATTTTCATGGTCCTGCTGCCTGAAGTCCTGCGCTTGATGAGTGAATCCATGAGCGGCCAGTTTCCGATGATTGTCAATATGTTTGCGGCCATCAAAGAGGGGATCTTCGGTGCGATCATCATCGGCTTTCTGGTTTATGAGCCGGATGGCCTGGCACACCGGTGGCAGATGATCAAGGCATACTGGAAGCTGTGGCCGTTCTCCTACTGA
- a CDS encoding ABC transporter substrate-binding protein, which yields MKKRLLLVIALSFALCCLGTSAMAAKTIKIGGLFDITGGTGSVGTPYAEGVRDYVRYVNENGGINGMQIDLLDVDYSYKIPQALAAYKKFKNAGVVAIMGWGTGDTEAMAPIVTKDHIPYMSASYSEHLTNPAVTPYNFMVGTTYADQGRVALKYIADTWTDKSRKPRVALIYNDTGFGRSPFFDVDYQGHHFPAAESYAKEVGVEIVDTPVIGLRALDATPQLLSMSKNNPDFAIVQETSVMATILKDAKKLGLTTKFFALNWAMSENILKLAGEAAEGCYWTNPFAVWTDDAPGVAKAREISEKYHPGVKQIVNYFQGYTAMLVMSEAISRIEGEVTGEKIKDALENMKDFDTGGLTVPITFTKDSHKGSLGLRIYQVKSGELQRVTDIITVKR from the coding sequence ATGAAAAAACGGTTATTGTTGGTAATTGCATTGTCCTTTGCGCTCTGTTGCCTTGGAACGTCGGCAATGGCGGCGAAGACCATCAAAATTGGTGGGCTGTTTGATATTACCGGTGGTACCGGCAGCGTTGGTACCCCCTATGCCGAAGGGGTTCGCGACTACGTCCGCTACGTCAACGAAAACGGCGGTATCAATGGGATGCAGATTGATCTGCTGGACGTAGACTATTCCTACAAGATTCCTCAGGCGCTGGCTGCCTATAAGAAATTCAAGAATGCCGGCGTAGTGGCAATCATGGGTTGGGGCACCGGTGACACCGAAGCCATGGCTCCCATTGTTACGAAAGATCACATCCCTTACATGTCCGCTTCCTATTCGGAGCATCTGACCAATCCTGCCGTGACGCCCTACAACTTCATGGTGGGGACCACCTATGCCGACCAGGGGCGGGTAGCGTTGAAGTACATTGCCGACACCTGGACCGACAAAAGCCGCAAACCCCGGGTTGCGCTGATCTACAATGACACCGGTTTTGGCCGTTCCCCCTTCTTTGACGTTGACTACCAGGGCCATCATTTTCCGGCTGCTGAATCCTATGCCAAGGAAGTTGGCGTTGAGATCGTTGACACCCCGGTGATCGGTCTGCGGGCGCTTGATGCCACGCCGCAGCTGCTCAGCATGAGCAAGAACAACCCGGATTTTGCCATCGTCCAGGAAACCTCCGTGATGGCGACGATTCTCAAAGATGCCAAAAAGCTGGGTCTGACGACTAAATTCTTTGCCCTCAACTGGGCGATGAGCGAAAATATCCTCAAGCTGGCCGGTGAAGCTGCAGAAGGCTGCTACTGGACCAACCCGTTCGCGGTGTGGACCGATGATGCTCCCGGCGTTGCCAAAGCCCGTGAGATCAGCGAAAAATATCATCCCGGCGTCAAGCAGATCGTCAACTACTTCCAGGGCTATACCGCCATGCTGGTCATGAGCGAAGCGATCAGCCGGATCGAAGGCGAAGTCACCGGAGAAAAGATTAAGGATGCCCTTGAGAACATGAAAGATTTTGATACCGGCGGTCTGACCGTGCCCATCACCTTCACCAAGGACAGCCACAAAGGCTCTCTGGGTCTGCGGATTTACCAGGTCAAGAGTGGTGAATTGCAGCGGGTAACCGACATTATTACGGTCAAACGCTAA